The stretch of DNA AGATGATGGTCGCCTTAACCTTGAAATGTTCGGTTAAATTCAGGGAAATGCAGGATTTGAAGCATGAGGTCATCACCTGGCTGGAGAAGAGAAAGCGGCCCAATTTGACCGAAAACGAGACTATGTCCTTGATAGTGAGGAGCGTGGCGGACATGGCCGCTCAACATCCGCGCAGCAGAATCCTGGACGACCTCTATCGTCGCATCAAGCGCATTGACCAAAAGGTACGGGAGGCCAAGGAGGAATTAATTACTGCCAATTTGCGGTTGGTGATAAACATTGCCAAGAAATACATTAATCGCGCCTTGCCTTTTTCCGACCTCATTCAAGAAGGCAATGTGGGCCTGATCAAGGCGGCCAGCAAATATGACTACTCCACCGGGAACCGCTTTTCCACCTATGCCAGTTGGTGGATCAAACAATCTATTACCAGGGCCATTTATGATAAATCCCGCACCATCCGCCTTCCGGTGCACTTCGTCGAGGCGCGCAACAAATTTTTCAAGACATATTACGAGTTATTCGCAGAGCTTCAGCGAGAGCCCAGTCCCTCCGAGATAGCTGAGGCCATGGAAGTCAGCCTGGACAAAGTCCATATGATCATTCAGCTCATCCCTGAGCCCGTTTCTCTGGAAACCCCGCTGGCCGATGAAGAGTCTTTCCTCGGCGATTATATCGTGAGTGATGAAGACAAATCCCCATTTGAAAAGATAAGCTTTGATGAAATAAACAAGGTGGTGAAAGAAAACCTGGCCTCCCTTTCGCCAAAAGAAGAAAGAGTTATGAAATTCAGGTTTGGGATTGATGAAGATGAAGCCTGTAGTCTAGAAGGGGTTGGCCGTAAATTCAATATCTCGCGAGAGCGGGTGCGTCAGATCGAAAAGAAAGCCCTGGAGCGTCTTCGTCATCCCACCCGTGCTGAGCAGCTCCATAGCTTGCTCTAAAGATTATCACGGCTGCGCTGTTCCAATGGCGCAGCATATTTTTTTTAACAAATCTAAGGAGATAGTTTCAAAATGTTCCCATCCCGTGCGCTTTATTCTTATCGCGCCTTTTGAAAAGAAACAGCTTGCCTAGTACTGACTCGAAATAAACACCTGCC from Deltaproteobacteria bacterium encodes:
- a CDS encoding sigma-70 family RNA polymerase sigma factor — its product is MAKYQVADEGLAGQEVKEGRANENTMIAYLNEMKHYKRITPERELILGKRIKKGQEMMVALTLKCSVKFREMQDLKHEVITWLEKRKRPNLTENETMSLIVRSVADMAAQHPRSRILDDLYRRIKRIDQKVREAKEELITANLRLVINIAKKYINRALPFSDLIQEGNVGLIKAASKYDYSTGNRFSTYASWWIKQSITRAIYDKSRTIRLPVHFVEARNKFFKTYYELFAELQREPSPSEIAEAMEVSLDKVHMIIQLIPEPVSLETPLADEESFLGDYIVSDEDKSPFEKISFDEINKVVKENLASLSPKEERVMKFRFGIDEDEACSLEGVGRKFNISRERVRQIEKKALERLRHPTRAEQLHSLL